Part of the Streptomyces antimycoticus genome, GGACAAAGACCACACGCGGGTGGCCGCGCCGGAGGTCCAGCTTCACCCGTAGACCGCCGGCCCGGACCAGGAGCAGCCCCACCGTGCCCGCGGCGGCGGCCGAGATCAGACCGCCCGCGGCGAAGCCGATACGCGCGCCGCAGGTGTCGGTCAGCCAGCCCACCAGCGGGCCGCCGATCGGCGTACCGCCCACGAAGACCATCATGAACAGGCTCATCACCCGGCCCCGCATCGCGGGATCGGTCGCGAGCTGGACGCTGGAGTTCGCGGTCACGTTGAACGTCAGGCTGAAGATCCCGATCGGCACCATGAGCGCCGCGAAGAGCCAGAAGTACGGGGTCGCCGCCGCGACCATCTCCAGCACGCCGAACATCAGCGCGGCCCCGACCAGCAGCCGCCGCCGGGCCACCACACGCCGGGCGGCCAGCAGCGCACCGGTCACCGAGCCGATCGCGATCAACGTGTTGAGCAGGCCGTACGTACCGGGTCCGGCGTGGAAGACATCGTCGGCGAAGGCGCTGAGCCAGATCGGGAAGTTGAAGCCGAAGGTGCCGATGAAGCCGACGAGCACGATCGGCCAGATCAGATCGGGGTTCCCGGCGACATAGCGCAGCCCCTCCCGGAGCTGCCCCTTGCCGCGCGGCGCCCGCTCGACCTTGTACAGCTCACTGGTGCGCATCAGCAGCAGCCCGATGATCGGGGCGGCGAAGGAGAGTCCGTTGATCAGGAAGGCCCAGCCGCTGCCCACGGCGGTGATCAGCACACCGGCGACCGCCGGGCCGACCAGCCGGGCGGACTGGAAGTTCGCGGAGTTGAGGCTCACCGCGTTCCGCAGGTCCTTGGGGCCGACCATCTCGTTGACGAAGACCTGGCGGGTCGGGTTGTCGACGACGGTGACCATGCCGAGCAGGAACGCGATCAGGTAGACATGCCAGACCTGCACATGGCCACTGAGCGTGAGGGCGGCGAGGGCGAGCCCGCACAGCCCCAGCGCGGTCTGGGTGAACAGCAGCAGCCGCCGTCTGGGACATCGGTCCGCGATGACCCCGCCGTACAGCCCGAAGAGCAGCATGGGCAGGAACTGCAGCGCGGTGGTGATGCCGACGGCGGTGGAGGAGCCGGTGATGCTGAGGACCAGCCAGTCCTGGGCGATCCGCGACATCCAGGTGCCGATGTTGGAGATCATGGCACCGGTGGCGAACAGCCGGTAGTTACGGATCTTCAGCGAACGAAAGGTCCCGCCCCGGGCGCGTCCCGTGGTGACGGGGGATGCGGGGTCGGGCGCGCGGTTTGTGGGGTGCTTCGGTGCGGGTGCGGAGTCTGCTCCGGGTCCCGTACTCAAGTGTGTTCGCCTCCTGGCTGCCTCGGTTGTTCTTACAAATGCGCGAGCTTCTCCAGCACGGGCGCGGCGGCGCGCAGCACGTCCCACTCGTCCTCGGTCAGCTCCCCGACCAGCTCGGCCAGCCAGGCGTTGCGCTTGCGTCGGCTCTCCTCGAGCATGGCCTCAGCCCGCTCGGTCGGCGAGACGACCTTCTGCCGCCGGTCCTCGGGATGCGGCTCGAGCCTGACCAGTCCCTTGGCTTCCAGCAGCGCCACGATGCGGGTCATCGACGGCGGCTGGACGTGCTCCTTGCGGGCCAGCTCACCGGGGGTGGCGGAGCCGCACTGGGCCAACGTGCCCAGGACCGCCATCTCGGTCGGGCTGAGCGACTCGTCCACCCGCTGGTGCTTGAGCCGCCGCGAGAGGCGCATCACTCCCGACCGCAGGGCGCTCACGGCGGCCGCGTCATCGGAGGGCGCCTCCGTGTCGTGCTGGGAGCGGGACAGATCCGGCATGGTCTTTAGCATAACTCATTACCTCGTCTAATGAAACCCTAGTTACTTCCCTACTTCTATTTCACCCGAACGAGTGAGTTGACTCCGGGTAGTAACGCTCGGCGAAACGCCTGAGCGCCCAGGACACCTCCGGTCCTGGGCACTCAGGAGGGGACGACGTACATGGGAGCGGGACGACGTACGCCAGGGCAGGACGCCGGCTCGACTCAGGAGACGCCGGCTCGACTGGGGACGCCGGCTCGGCTCAGGAGACCCCGGCTCGGCTCAGGAGACGCCGGCTCGACTCAGGAGACGCCGGCTCGACTCAGGAGACGCCGAGCGCCTGCTCGATCGGGTTGAGCAGGAAGTACACCAGGAAGCACAGCCCCACCGCGCCCAGCAGCCACGGGATCTCCCGGGTCCGCCGGGTGGCGATGCGCAGCAGCAGGAACGAGAGCACGCCCAGCCCGATCCCGTTGGTGATGCTGTAGGTGAACGGCATCGAGATCATGGTCAGGAAGGCCGGGACCGCGATCGTGAAATCGCTCCAGTCGATCTCCTTGACGTTCGCCGCCATGATCAGGAAGCCGACGACCACCAGCGCGGGGGTCGCGGCCTGCGAGGGCACCACCCTGGCCAGCGGGGTGAAGACCAGCGCGAGCAGGAAGAGACCGCCGGTCACCACGTTCGCGAGGCCGGTGCGCGCCCCTTCCCCGACACCCGCCGTGGACTCGACGAAGCAGGTGTTGGCCGAGGCCGAGCCGAGGCCGCCGCCCGCGACCGCGACGCCGTCCACCATCAGGATCCGGCCCATGCCCGGCAGCTGCCCGCGCTCATCGGTCAGCCCGGCCTCCTCGCCGACGCCGATGATCGTGCCCATCGCGTCGAAGAAGCCGGAGAGCAGCACGGTGAAGACGAAGAGACAGCCGGTGAGCAGGCCGACCTCATGGAAGCCGCCGAAGAGGCTGACATGGCCGACCAGGCCGAAGTCCGGGGTGTCGACCACCTTCTCCGGCACCTTGGGGATGGTCAGCCCCCACTCGGCGTCCGGGACGTGGGCCAGGGAGTTGATCACGATCGCGACCACGGTCATGGTCACGATGCCGATCAGGATCGCGCCGCGCGTCTTGCGGACGATCAGGATGAACGTGAGCGCGAGACCGGCCACGAACACCAGCACCGGCCAGCCCTGCAGCCGCCCGGCCACTCCCAGCCCCAGGGGGACGGTGGTGTGCGCGGAGTCGGGGTTACGGGTGACGAAGCCGGAGTCGACCAGGCCGATCAGGGCGATGAACAGCCCGATGCCGATCGCGATCGCCCGCCGCAGCCCGGCCGGGATCGCGTCCATCACCCGCTGCCGCAGCCCCGAGGCGACGAGGATCATCAGCACCAGACCCGCGAGCACCACCATGCCCATCGCGTCCGGCCAGCTCATCTTGGGTGCGAGCTGCAGCGAGACCACGGCGTTGATGCCCAGGCCCGCGGCGAGCGCGATGGGGACGTTGCCGATGATCCCCATGAGCAGCGTGGTCAGGCCCGCGATCAGGGCGGTGGCGGTGACGAGCTGGCCGTTGTCGAGCTGATGACCGAACTTGTCCGTACCGGCCCCGAGGATGATCGGGTTCAGTACGACGATGTAGGCCATCGCAAAGAACGTGGCCAGGCCGCCACGGATCTCCCGGGAGACCGAGGAGCCGCGCTCACGGATCTTGAAGAACTTGTCGATGCCGTTCATAGGGGGAATCGGAGCCTGTTCGCTGGCGTCGACCGGCGCGGGGGCCGAGGGGGACATGGATGACCTCAGTCTTGCGTGAACATCAACAGCGGGTCTCTTGGACGATCGAACAAGACATTCCAGCCAGACCCGAAAGCATTCAGTATGAAACTATTAAGGCCCGATCACCAAACCGGTCCCGGTACGGCCCCGACCGGGCCCATGACCGGCCCCCTTAAGCTGTGGCCATGACGAAGTGGACCCCCAAGCACGAGGCGCCGGAGCCGCTCGAGGGCAATGTCGTGGCCACGATCACCGGCGGCACGATCGTGTGGTTCGTCCTCTTCCTCGTCCAGCTGCCCTTCTACCGCTGGTTCGACGAGCACGGACATCTGTGGTGGCTGTGGACCTGCCTGGCCGGCGGCGCCCTCGGATTGCTCGGCGTCTGGTACGTACGGGCCCGGGACACGGCGATCAACGGCTCGCGGAACGGCGACGCGCAGAACGGCTGACGGGCCCACCCCGAGCACACACACCACACACCCCCGACGGCGCGCGCCCGCGACGCCGCGCGCCCGCGATGGCGGCGCACCCACGACGGTGGCGCACCCGCGACGGCGCGGCGCCGGACCGTCGCCATTCCCGGCGGCGATCCGGCGCCCTGGCCTGGTGCGCGGGCGCGCTCCCCTCCTCGCGACGCACCCGCTCACCCGTCCGTGGTGCACACAGAAAGATGAGGGCCCCGCCGCGAAGACGCGCGGGCGGAGCCGGATGCGACAACTGTACGATCTTCACGGGCCGTTCACAATGTTGTGGAAGCCTCCCGGCGCACACTTTGTTCGGGAACTACCGTCTTGTGGCAGCCAACTCACCAGTAATGTGAGGGATATGACCGGTAACCGCTTTCGTGCCGATGAGATCGACACCAGCAAGCCGCACTCGGCCCGCATGTATGACTACTTCCTGGGCGGTAAGACCCACTACGCGGTCGACACCCACGCCGCCGAACAGGTCGAGGCCGTCTGGCCCGACGTCAAGCCGTGGACCCGTGCCAACCGGTCATTCATGCACCGCGCGACCCGCTGGCTCGCGCGCGAGGCGGGCATCCGGCAGTTCCTGGACATCGGCACCGGCATCCCGACCGAGCCCAACCTCCACCAGGTCGCCCAGGAGATAGCCCCGGACTCCCGGATCGTCTACGCGGACAACGACCCCATCGTGCTGGCCTACGCCCAGGCCCTGTTGCTCTCCACGCCCGAGGGCCGCACCGCCTACATCCACGCGGACGTCACCGAACCGGCGGCCATCCTGGCCGCCGAGGACCTGGCCGACACCCTCGATCTGTCCCAGCCGATCGCCCTGTCGCTCAACGCGATCATGCACTTCATCGCGAACGAGCAGAAGCCGTACGAGATCGTGCGACAGCTGGTCGAGCCCCTGGCGTCGGGCAGCTACCTCGTGCTCTCGCACGGTGGGCTCGACCCCCGCGGCGGGGTCTCGGACGCGGTGACCAACCTCTACCGCAGCAGCGGCATCCATGTGCAGGGCCGCACCCAGGAGGAGGTCCTTCAGTTCTTCGACGGGCTGGAACTGGTCGACCCGGGCGTGGTGATGCCCCACCGCTGGAAGCCCGAGAACGAACAGGCCAAGGCGGAGGCGGAGGCCAAGGACCTGTGGATCTACGCGGGAGTGGCGCGCAAGCCCTGACCCGGGCGCGAGACGTGGCCCGGGGCGCAAGCCCGGCCCCGGGCAGGACCTGACCCGGGGCGCAAGCCCCACCCCGGGCAGTCCCAGGCGTCCGTCCGCCGAACAGCCCCCGGGTGTCCGTCAGTCGAACCAGCGGGCCCGCGCCAGCTCCTCCGTACGGGTCAGATCCTCCAGCAGGGCCGCCACCTCGAACCGGCGCGACCAGTGGCCGGCGGCCCAGGCCAGACCGGCCGCGACACCCTCGACCGTCGAGGCGTGCAGGGTGCCGTCCACATACCGCCAGTCCAGCTCGTCCTCGCCCTCGATCAGCAGCTCCTCGTGCTCGATGTACGACAGCGGGGCGCCCGGGAGGAGTTCGCGGACCGCCTCGGGCACCTCGTGCGGATCGCCCTGTGAGGTCACCCGCGCCGGGTACGCCTCGCTCAGCCGCCGCACCTGGAACAGCTCGGCCAGCTCCGCCGCCCGGGTGGGCCGTACGGGCAGCAGCGCCCGGCCGTCCGCCTCGGCCAGCGGCATCAGGTCCGGAGCGTCCGCGACCAGCGCCTCGCCCGCCTCGACCACCGTCGGCTCGCCGTCCACGATGGCGCGTACGTCGTCCGGCAGGGTCACCTGCTCGGGTTCCAGGTCGGCCAACTGCCCGTAGACGGCGTGCAGCTGGGCCGGGGTCACCTCGCGGTCCGGGTCGGCGAGGCGGGCCAGCAGCTCGGCGGCGCCTCCCGGTTCGTCCAGCAGCGCGGCGACGGAGGTCCGTACCCCCAGCGCCCGCAGCACCTGTTCGTCCTCGAACCCGGCCGCGTCCACCGCCTCGTACAGCCCCGCCAGCAGCGGATCGCCCCCGGCCGCACGCAGCCCGGCGGGGCGGCGGCCGTCCAGCACCGGATGGCCGCGCAGCCACCACGCGGTGTACGAGCGCACGGTCTCCGTCGTGCCGTCCGGCAGCAGCACCCGCACCGGCGCGGTCAGCGCGTCGCGCAGCGGCGGCTGGGCGAGCATGGCGAGCGCCCGCGGCCAGGCGTCGTCGTCGACCAGGTCCAGGTCCCGTACGGCCACGATCTCGGTGGCCACCGGCGGCACCGGCGTCTGCGGCAGCCGGTCCAGCACGTCCTCGCACCACACGTCGACGGCATCCAGCACGCCGACGTCGTCCGGCTCGGTGAAGTCGCCCTCGCGCGGCTCCAGTTCATCCGGGTCCAGCACCACATCGGTGGCCCTGACCAGCGTGAAGCCCGCGAGCACACCGACCGCCGCCAGCGGCTGCTCACCCCAGCGCTCGGCCAGCTCGGCGTCGCACGCGGCCAGTTCGCCCTCCCGCATCACCTGCTCGAAGGCGCTGCCGGGAAGGACCAGTTCACCGGCCGGGGCCAGCTCCCCGTCCTCGTCCGGCAGCGCGAGCGCGGCGAGCCAGGGCTCGTCGCCCGGCGCCAGCCGGGCCTGCTGGACGAGGCCGAGGACGGTGTCGGCCAGCGTGTCGGCGTCCAGCGCCGCGCCGAGGGCCTCGCCCTCCTCCGCGAACGGGTCGTACTCGTCCTCCGCCTCCAGCGAATGCGCGACGGCGGCCCGCACCTGCGGGGTCGTCAGCACGGCGCGGGGGGTGGCGGGGTCGCGCCGAGCTTCTCCAGGAGTGGATGGGCTGCGTCCGGATGTGCAACTTTCAGGCCGAGGCGGGCGAGCGTGCGATGCGTAGCGCTGACCGCGCCACCGCGCTCGGGGGCCTCCGCGGTCCCGGCGAGTCCGGCGGACTCGGCGGTTCCGGCCATCCCGGCGGACCCGGCGCGCCAGGCGGCCCCGGCGGACGGTGCGGCCTCGGCGGTTCCGATGCTGTCCAGGTCGCCGTCGGCCTCGCCCGGCAGCGGCAGCAGCACCTGCCGGGGCCCGATCGTCGTCCGGCCGTCCGCCAGCGGCACCGGCAGCCCGCTGAGCCGGTCCGGGTCGATGCCGCCCAGCGAGTCGTACAGCCGCCGCCACCAGGCCGGGGCGCGCTCCACACCCGCGAGCCGGTCGATGAGCTCGCCCAGCGGCACCCGGGCCACGCCCAGCACCCGCAGCTCCGAACGGCGCTCCAGCCCCGCGGGCAGCAGCGTCGGGAACAGCTCGGCCAGCACCTCCACCGTCTCCGCGCCCGCGCCCTCGACGACCTCGGCGTCCCGGGGCCGCAGGGCGTGCGGCTCGCCCTCGAAGCCGCCGCGCGCCAGCACGTCGTCGTCCCAGTCGGCCGGGGAGTCGGCCGCGGCGACCGGCGGGGCGGACACGGCCGCATCGCCCGCCGCGGGGCCGCCCTGGGCGGCGTCCGGCCCGAGCGCGTCCGGCGACCCGAGCCAGCCCTCCACGGCCTCGGTGCCCGCGCCCACCGCCGGGGCGGCGGCGCTGGGCAGGAACGGCACCCTCGGCAGCCGCTCCAGCACCCTCCGGCGCAGCTCCCCGTCCAGCTCGCCCTTGCCCAGCTGGCCCGGGACCAGGTCGATCGTGCCGACCGAGACCGGATGCCAGTCGCGCAGCAGCGTCGCGTAGGACTCGGCCGCGCGGTCCAGCAGGAAGTCCGTGAGCGGGCCGGGGGCGGTGTGGCGGCGGGTGGGCTCCAGCGGGAAGGACGCGATCAGCAGCGCCGGCATGCCCAGCGGCTCATCGGTCGGCGTCGGGGCGTGGACGACCGGGGCGGTCGCGGACCGCACCGGCGCGCCCTCCGCGTCCACCGGAACCGCCCAGGTCACCGACCACACCGGGCGCAGCCGCTCCTCCACCGGACGGTCGGCGAGCAGCTCCGGCTCCAGCCGCCCGCCGGCGCTCTCGGTGCGCCAGCGCGTCGTCCCGCGTGCGCCGCCGGCCTCGCGGCTGCCCTCGCCGCCGCCCTCACGGCTGTCCTCGATGACGGTGTACGGGCCCTCCTGGCGGCGCCGCAGCGTCCGGGTGCCCTCGACGGTCTCGACCACGACCTCGGCCAGACCGGGGAGGGTGAGCAGCAGCGCGTCGTCGATCCCGGCCAGCAGCCGCTCCGCCACGTCCAGGGCGGCGCCGTCGCGCAGCGGCAGCACCACGACGGTGTCGTAGCCGTCCGGGGCGATCCCCTCGGCGGGCAGCGGCAGCCGCAGCAGCGGTACGTGGCCGTCGCGGCGGCGCAGCTCCTCGGCGAGGCCGGGGCTGGTGGCGGTGGCGTGCTGGGTCAGCTCGCGCGCCTCGGCCAGCGACCAGCGCACCCCGCCGGTACGGCCCACGACCGCGGGCTCGTCGCTCACCGCGAGGACCGCCGCGAAGCCGACGCCGAACCGCCCGACCGCGCTCTCCGGCTCGTCCCGCTTGGCCGACGCCCGCAGGGTGGACAGCGACTCGACCCCGACCGCGTCCAGCGGCGCCCCGGTGTTGGCGGCGGCCAGCACGGCGGGTTCGCCGTCGGTGGCCGGCCGCAGGGTCAGCCGGAGCCGTCCGGGCACCCCGGCGCGGGCGGCGGCGTCCGCCGCGTTCTGGGCCATCTCGACGACCAGCCGGTCGCGGTGGCCGCCCAGCGCCAGGTCCTCCTCGGCATTGGCGTCCTCCCGGAACCGGGCGGGCGACGCGGCCCAGGCGTCCAGCACGCCGCGCCGCAGCCGCGCGGTCCCGAACGGGTCCGCGTCCTCGGTCGCGCCTCGCACCATCGCCGTGCTGCTCACGTCTCGCCTCCGGAGTTCCTGGTCGGGGTCCGTCCTGCGCCGCGGCTCCACACCGCCGAGTCCCCCGCGGTGGGGCTCGCCCCACCGCGCTCGTCGTTCCCTCGCGTGTCGCCCTTGCTAGCCGCGAACGTACCGCTATCCGCGCCCAAACGACGCCTCGGGCTCCAGACAACCGGATTCCCCGCCTCAGCCCCGAGTCCTCCCCCGCCTCAGCGCCAGGTCTTCCCCGCCTCGCCCCGAGCCCACGGCCCCCGGGGCACCCGGCCCCGGCCGCCCAGCCCCTCCGTCCGGCCTCTTCGCCCAACTCGGCCGGGCCTCCACCGGCAGACCGCCCGGCAGGGGCGGAAACCGGGGCCGCCGGGCTCGCCGTTTGGCCTGACGACGGGCCTGACGGCGGGCGGTCGCGGGCAGATCGGACGCGTGGACCGGGCCGGGCACGGCCGGGCCGTGTCGCACGGGACCGCCCGCCGGGCGCACGTCGCACAGGGCCACCCGCCGAGCGCGCGTCACACGGGGCCGCCTGCCGAGCGCACGTCGCACAGGCCCGCCCGCCGAGCGCCGTGCGCGCCGCTCCAGGCTGCGCGCGGCCGTCTGCGGACGGCAGCCCGGCAGCCGCGCCGGGCTGCCGCGGAGCAGACGGCTGGGCGCACCGAAGGCGCCGCGAGCGCGCGTCGCACGGGCCCGCCCACCGGCCGCGCGTCGCACAGGCCCGCCTCACACGGGGCCGCGCCTCACAGACCGCCTCGTGCTGCGCCGCCCTGCGCAGGGCCGCCCGCCCCAGGCGCGCGGGGCTCCCGGCCGCACCTGCCCACGCGTCGCCGGACAAGTCCGGAGGCGCGTGGCCGGGGCAGTGGCGAGGGCTCGGGGCCGCCAACGCGGCGACCAGCCGCGGCGGCACGTGCCCCGACCGGAGCAGCGGCCGTCACGGCCACCCCACGGGGCCGCAAGCAGCGGGGTCCGCAGACGCCATCGCGCCGACCAGCGCGCCGCCGCGACGGCGCGGCGCCCCAGCGACCGGCGCACCGCCGGGGCGGACCACCTGGCCGGGCCTGAGGCGAGTCTCAGCGATGGCCGACGGCGCGCCCACCAGGGCGCCCCGCAGGCCGCCTCAGCCGTGGCCCCCACAGACCGCCTCAGCTGTCCGCCAACGCAGCGACCAGCCGCGGCGGCACCTGCCCCGACCAGAGCAGCGGCCGGACAACAGCCGTCACAGCCACCCCACGGGGCCGCAAGCAGCGGGGTCCGCAGACGCCATCGCGCCGACCAGCGCGCCGCCGCGACGGCGCGGCGCCCCAGCGACCGGTGCGCCACCGGGGCGGACCACCTGGCCGGGCCTGAGGCAAGTCTCAGCGATGGCCGACGGCGCGCCCGCCAGGGCCCCCCGCAGGCCGCCTGGGCGACGGCGCGCCCGCCAGGGCCCCGCAGGCCGCCTCAGCCGTGGCCCCCCACAGGCCGCCTCAGCTGTGGCCCAGTTCCTCCGGCGGGGTGTCCGCCTCGACGGAGCCGCTCGCGCGGTCCGGGTGGAGCGGGAGCGGTTCGACGACGGTCTCGTCGACCACGGGCGCGGACGGGCGCGGGGGCTTGGGCATCACGGCCGCCTCGGAGTGGGCGCCACAGCCGTAGGAGAGGGAGACGACGCGGCCGTCCGCCGGGCTGAACTCATTCGCGCACACCCCGAACGCCTGTCCCAGCGAGCCGCCGAGGGGCATCAGGAAGCCGCAGGTCGCGCACGTGCCGGGGGCCGCCTGGGCCATGGGGGTCTGGGAGCCGTACGCCTCGTCCCAGCGGTCGGCCGCGACGTGGAGGCCGTAGCGCGACAGCACCCGGGCGCGCCGCATGCCGAGCTCCTCGGCGATGGCCGCGATCGAGCCGGTCTTGGGCACGGCGGTCTGGGCGACGGGGGCGCCGGCCGTCACATCGGCCTCCTCCACCGCCGCGAGCTGCTGCATCTCCTCCGAGACCACGGAGTTGGGCGGCGGGACGTCCTCGCCCGTGTAGCCCGGCTCCAGGCGCAGGTCCTCGGCCTCGGTGGGGAGCAGATCGCCCGGCCCCATGTCGCCGGGGCGCAGCCGCTCGCTCCAGGGCACCCACTCCGGCGCGAGCAGCGCGTCGGGGCCGGGGAGCAGTACCGTCTCGTCCAGGGTGACGGCCTTCGCGCGGGAGGCGCGGGTCACGGTGACCGCCCAGCGCCAGCCGCGATAGCCCGGGTCGGGGCTCTCGAAGAGATGCGTGACCACGCGGTCGCCCTCGGCGACAGCGCCCAAATACTCGCCGACCTTCCCCGGAAAGGCGGCTTCCATGGCCGCCTCGCGGGCGAGTTCGACCGCCTCGGCGCACAGGCGGTCGGGGGTACGGCTTCGCATCGCACTCACAGGATCGATTCTCTCTTCCACGCCGTCGCAGCCGTCTGACCTGGTGCGCCAGCCGTACGGCCGGAACGCGGGACCGCGGACGGAGCGGACCATGGGGCCGCCTCGACGTCCGCGCCCATCCGGCCTTCGGGCGCACCTTGTACGTCCCATTCTGCGGGATGGCTACTCGGCACACGGCCAGGAACGACCCTCGGTGGCGCGGTTACGCACGCTACCTTGTCCGGCCGCGCAGCCCCTACCCCCGTCCCATGCCCGTCCCCGGCCGCCGCACCGTCCACCCCCTGCCCGCCCGCCCCGGGGAAACCGCATTTCCGCTGGACAGCGGGGTGTTGCCGATCCCCGCCGACGGCGCCGCCATCCGGAAAGCCGTCGAAGGTCTGACGCCGGGGCCGCGTTGGCTGCACCATGGTCAGGTGGCAGGCACGCGGTGGTACAGCGGCGGTTCGACCAAGCGGTCGGGCCGCTGGGTCGTTCATGCGCTCCGTCTGCCCTTCGCGCTCCGTCTCCCCTTCACCGCGGCCGGGCGGGGCATCCGCCGGGCCACCCACGCCCATGGGGCCGGGGAGTCGGGACTCGGCAAGTTGATCGAGCTGCATGCGGTGAACTCCGCGGGCGACATGATGATCACCGTCGCGCTCGCCTCCACGATCTTCTTCTCGGTCCCGACCGACGAGGCCCGCGGGCGGGTCGCGCTCTACCTGGTCATCACCATGGCGCCGTTCGCGCTCCTCGCGCCCGTCATCGGCCCGCTCCTGGACCGCCTTCCGCACGGGCGCCGCGCGGCCATGGCGGGCGCGATGCTGACCCGCGCGGTGCTCGCGCTGACGATGGCGGGGGCGGTGGCGGGCGGCGGCCTCGAGCTGTATCCGGCGGCGCTGGGCGTGCTGGTGGCGTCCAAAGCGTACGGAGTCGTCCGTTCCGCCGTCGTGCCACGGCTGCTGCCACCCCACTTCTCCCTGGTCAAGGCCAACTCACGGGTCACGCTTGCCGGACTGCTCGCGACCGGCGTGGCGGCCCCGCTGGGGGCCGTGCTGCATCAGATCGGTCCGAGCTGGCCGCTGTACGGGGCGTCCGTGATCTTCCTGCTGGGCGGATTCCTGTCGTTCACCCTCCCGCACAAGGTGGACTCCGCGAAGGGTGAGGCCAGGGCGCAGCTGACCTCGGGGCAGCGCCATCTGCATCTGCCGGTGACAGTGACGGTGCGTAAACCCAAGGCCAGGGTCGGCGGGTCCAGGACAGCCTTCTGGACCCTCTTTTGGAGCTCCATCCGGAGGAGCGGTTCCGGGCGGCTCGGCCTCCGTACGGTCGGCCCCTCCGTGCTGCATGCCCTTCAGGCGTGCGCCGCGCTGAAGACCCTGTCCGGGTTTCTCACCCTCTTCCTCGCCTTCCTCCTCCGCGACCAGCCCGTGGGCGGGCTCGGCCCCGAGGTCTCGCTCGGCCTGGCCGCCGTCTGCGCGGGCGGCGGCAACGCGCTGGGCACCGCGATCGGCGCCTGGCTGCGGGCGCGCGGCCCGGAGCGGATCATCGCGGTGGTGCTGAGCTCGGCCCTGGCCGTGATCATCGTGTCGGCGACCTTCTACGGCGCGGTGACGGTCGCCGCCGTGGCCGCCACCGCCGGAATCTCCCAGGCGCTGGGCAAGCTGTCGCTGGACGCGCTGATCCAGCGCGACGTCCCGGAGGAGGT contains:
- a CDS encoding MFS transporter, translated to MSTGPGADSAPAPKHPTNRAPDPASPVTTGRARGGTFRSLKIRNYRLFATGAMISNIGTWMSRIAQDWLVLSITGSSTAVGITTALQFLPMLLFGLYGGVIADRCPRRRLLLFTQTALGLCGLALAALTLSGHVQVWHVYLIAFLLGMVTVVDNPTRQVFVNEMVGPKDLRNAVSLNSANFQSARLVGPAVAGVLITAVGSGWAFLINGLSFAAPIIGLLLMRTSELYKVERAPRGKGQLREGLRYVAGNPDLIWPIVLVGFIGTFGFNFPIWLSAFADDVFHAGPGTYGLLNTLIAIGSVTGALLAARRVVARRRLLVGAALMFGVLEMVAAATPYFWLFAALMVPIGIFSLTFNVTANSSVQLATDPAMRGRVMSLFMMVFVGGTPIGGPLVGWLTDTCGARIGFAAGGLISAAAAGTVGLLLVRAGGLRVKLDLRRGHPRVVFVPRTPEDKQLAATA
- a CDS encoding MarR family winged helix-turn-helix transcriptional regulator, encoding MPDLSRSQHDTEAPSDDAAAVSALRSGVMRLSRRLKHQRVDESLSPTEMAVLGTLAQCGSATPGELARKEHVQPPSMTRIVALLEAKGLVRLEPHPEDRRQKVVSPTERAEAMLEESRRKRNAWLAELVGELTEDEWDVLRAAAPVLEKLAHL
- a CDS encoding MFS transporter produces the protein MATRHTARNDPRWRGYARYLVRPRSPYPRPMPVPGRRTVHPLPARPGETAFPLDSGVLPIPADGAAIRKAVEGLTPGPRWLHHGQVAGTRWYSGGSTKRSGRWVVHALRLPFALRLPFTAAGRGIRRATHAHGAGESGLGKLIELHAVNSAGDMMITVALASTIFFSVPTDEARGRVALYLVITMAPFALLAPVIGPLLDRLPHGRRAAMAGAMLTRAVLALTMAGAVAGGGLELYPAALGVLVASKAYGVVRSAVVPRLLPPHFSLVKANSRVTLAGLLATGVAAPLGAVLHQIGPSWPLYGASVIFLLGGFLSFTLPHKVDSAKGEARAQLTSGQRHLHLPVTVTVRKPKARVGGSRTAFWTLFWSSIRRSGSGRLGLRTVGPSVLHALQACAALKTLSGFLTLFLAFLLRDQPVGGLGPEVSLGLAAVCAGGGNALGTAIGAWLRARGPERIIAVVLSSALAVIIVSATFYGAVTVAAVAATAGISQALGKLSLDALIQRDVPEEVRTSAFSRSETTLQMAWVLGGAIGIVLPLHGVLGMAVAAAVLALGVALSVRGLLSASRQGAPYPRVA
- a CDS encoding NCS2 family permease, with the translated sequence MSPSAPAPVDASEQAPIPPMNGIDKFFKIRERGSSVSREIRGGLATFFAMAYIVVLNPIILGAGTDKFGHQLDNGQLVTATALIAGLTTLLMGIIGNVPIALAAGLGINAVVSLQLAPKMSWPDAMGMVVLAGLVLMILVASGLRQRVMDAIPAGLRRAIAIGIGLFIALIGLVDSGFVTRNPDSAHTTVPLGLGVAGRLQGWPVLVFVAGLALTFILIVRKTRGAILIGIVTMTVVAIVINSLAHVPDAEWGLTIPKVPEKVVDTPDFGLVGHVSLFGGFHEVGLLTGCLFVFTVLLSGFFDAMGTIIGVGEEAGLTDERGQLPGMGRILMVDGVAVAGGGLGSASANTCFVESTAGVGEGARTGLANVVTGGLFLLALVFTPLARVVPSQAATPALVVVGFLIMAANVKEIDWSDFTIAVPAFLTMISMPFTYSITNGIGLGVLSFLLLRIATRRTREIPWLLGAVGLCFLVYFLLNPIEQALGVS
- a CDS encoding DUF3027 domain-containing protein, producing the protein MRSRTPDRLCAEAVELAREAAMEAAFPGKVGEYLGAVAEGDRVVTHLFESPDPGYRGWRWAVTVTRASRAKAVTLDETVLLPGPDALLAPEWVPWSERLRPGDMGPGDLLPTEAEDLRLEPGYTGEDVPPPNSVVSEEMQQLAAVEEADVTAGAPVAQTAVPKTGSIAAIAEELGMRRARVLSRYGLHVAADRWDEAYGSQTPMAQAAPGTCATCGFLMPLGGSLGQAFGVCANEFSPADGRVVSLSYGCGAHSEAAVMPKPPRPSAPVVDETVVEPLPLHPDRASGSVEADTPPEELGHS
- a CDS encoding DUF2530 domain-containing protein is translated as MTKWTPKHEAPEPLEGNVVATITGGTIVWFVLFLVQLPFYRWFDEHGHLWWLWTCLAGGALGLLGVWYVRARDTAINGSRNGDAQNG
- a CDS encoding SAM-dependent methyltransferase; translated protein: MTGNRFRADEIDTSKPHSARMYDYFLGGKTHYAVDTHAAEQVEAVWPDVKPWTRANRSFMHRATRWLAREAGIRQFLDIGTGIPTEPNLHQVAQEIAPDSRIVYADNDPIVLAYAQALLLSTPEGRTAYIHADVTEPAAILAAEDLADTLDLSQPIALSLNAIMHFIANEQKPYEIVRQLVEPLASGSYLVLSHGGLDPRGGVSDAVTNLYRSSGIHVQGRTQEEVLQFFDGLELVDPGVVMPHRWKPENEQAKAEAEAKDLWIYAGVARKP